gctGCCAATTTAATATCAGTATGCTGCGATGATTTTGGAAGATGGGGTCATAGTAAAAATTCTGACATTTTATTAATGGTTTTCTCTAATTAGGAGGCCTAATCCAATTATGTGTTTAGAAACCCCATTAAAAAGAATTGTGGGTTTTGTACAAATTATTAATACGCATACCGGGTATACCATTAACACAATAATATGCAATCAAAACAGAGCTCACAGAATGGGAATACATCTACACTAGCCTGTGAATTCTTTGTGGTTTAATGTTACTAAATTAAATCTTAAGGTAGTTAAGGTAGAAGGTGTATAATGAAGTACATATTACTATTCCTGAGTAACCATGCCCCCCCCTACTTCTTCCCCTTTCTATACAgctgcactgagtgtgtgtgtgtggaggcgtGGCCCAGGTGCTGCCCAACTCAGAACTGGGAGAATAGGTAAGCCAGGtgctgcagccaatcagagacaaGCTGGGGTTTTTGAATTTTCTTGTCTCTTCTTATCAAAGTCTAGTTTTTCCTATACTCAGTAAtatacagtgcctccaagtagtattcatccccctgcagattttgcaaattcaacaagttgcaaataatttaaagccttcaaactttgaacaagagtaGCATTTAACAGATTCCTAAATATtgcaaacaaaaagtacaagttgctcaattaaattataatacattataaacatCAAAATTAGgttcaattattattcaacccctaggtttaatattttgtggaataaacCTTGTTTacaattacagctattaataattttttataagaCCTGATCAGGCCGGCACAGGTCTCTGAAGTAATCCTGGCCCACTCCTtcatgcagatcttctccaagttgtctaggctctttgggcatctcttgtggactttgatcttgagctccttccacaagttttcaattgggttaaggtcaggaaactgactaggccactgcaataccttgatcttttccctcttaaaccaggccttggttttcttggccgTGTgcttggggtcattgtcctgttggaagatgaatgATGACCCATCTTAAGATCCAAGATGATGGAGCGGAGGTTTTTGGCTGAAATccgatgctgccaccaccatccTTGACTGTATGGATGGTATTCTTAGGGTCATTTGCAGTGCCATCCTCTCGCCAAACGCCCCGGGTGTGGTCGGCACCAAAGACCTCGATCTTGGACTCATaagaccagagaaccttgaaccagtctgcctcagagtcctcccaagtgatcatgagcaaactttagacAGGCCTTGACATGAcgctttgaaagtaaaggtacctTACGGGCTCGCCTGGAACGGAGTCCATTGCGTTGTAGAGTATGTTACTTATGGCATTTATTGAAACCATTGTCCGCCATGAGATCTTGCTGGAGCTCCCTCCTTGTTGTCCTCAGGTAAGCCTTGACCGTTCGGACAAGCCTGGCCTTAGCACGGGAGGGaactttgaaaggctgtccagcccatggaaggttaacagtagttCCATAAGCCTTCCACTTCCGGATGATGCTTCCAACGGTGAAGACTTGGGAAGGGTTTTGTACCCCTTTGCCAGCCTTTGGGACCCTCCACAAttttgtctctgatggccttggaatgctccttagtctttcccatgttgaccatgtatgagtgTTGTTATAGTCAGGGaggggcttttatagtcagaaaaggtgggaaaaaacagaaaattaatccaagcatgtgaagctcattgttcttaacacctcaattacttcttaatacttgagggaTCCAGACAGAATCCTGGTTGTTTGAGGGGCTGAAAAATAATTGACCCTCTGGCAAATGTTgtgaaattaaaagaaaaacaaaaaaaacaacaacattttttgCTGCATTTCACATATCCAGGCTcatctacagtccaaatttcacaatgctacgttaactccaaatgtgtaaacctgcTAAATCTGCAgagggttgaatactacttggaggcactgtagATCCAACTGCAGATTGTCATGAATTTCTGCTCTAAAGAACATTACTCTTAAGGTAATTACCATGCCCTTAATTAGCTGAGACAGGTATTTATAGTAGAGCAGGTGAAACACAACAGTATGTAGCATATGGCATCTTAACTAAaaagatttgtgtttgtgtacaacgtgtgtacattgtgtgcctgtgtgtgcaggtgtagcaCGGCCGCGGTGTGGCTGTGCGGCTGAAGGAGGCAGGTCCGGGTGTGCCGGAGGGGGTATGAGCGGGCAGGCAGGGCCGCGGGGCCGACGAGGTCTCCGGGCAGAGCGTGAGCAGGGCGTGGACACAGCATGCTGGCTGTCCCCTGCTGTCCTGCGCCGCCTTGTCGAGCTGCCAGCCCCGGTGCTGTCACGGCACCAGCTCAAGCGCCTGGAGGAGCATCGTTACAGCAGTGCTGGCAGGTCTCTCCTGGAGCCAATCATGCAGCGCTATTGGGAGTGGCTGGTCTGCCGCATGCCTGCTTGGATTGCTCCTAACCTTATCACCATTGTCGGCCTCGTCACCAACATCTTCACCACGCTAGTACTGGTCTACTACTGCCCCACTGCCACTGAACAGGTACAGTACAGCTGATGAGCCACTGGGGATGTGCAAAGAGCCCAGTATTTGAATCGAtagttgttctgttttgttaacTTGTACCAAGGAACAAGAAGTTGAATCTTCTTGTATGAAACGTTAACTACCCTGCTAATATGAAAGAAAGAAGCTAGGTTTCATCATGGCCAAAGTATGCTTTTTCAACATGTTTCATACAATTGCCTTTACCCCAGTACCAGGTTACTGTTTTGAACGTTTCTTACAGACACCTTTTTTGCCTAAACTTTACACACGTGACCTCTTGCAGAGTTGCGAACATGTGTGTAAATTTCAGTTGGTGTCGGTGGAAGTGCCAATGATGTAAGGGGCTATGTTTGTGCCTTCTCACATAGCTGGCAAGTGTAAACTGAATTAAACATGCACTTGTCTTGACCTTATtttctttatccatttttatttaattacattttttttttagccctaCAAAAATTAGAGGTCAGGACCTTGGTGACCTCATAGGTGGCTACTGTCATGGTAACaaccttggttttgtttttattacacttCTAATTTTCGGATATTAAAAGTGTCGatataaatgttcttttataaaCTGAGGAAGCTTAACTAGTACACAGTGTTAAACAGTAGACAGAGTTAAAAATCTTGCTGTCTGCAAAAGGGAGAGTAGCCTAACAGGCTATGCAAATATGTCGGTACTGGCTAATGTATATGCAATTCAAAACATCCAAAAGGTAGGTCTACTTCTACACTGTCTAAAGTGGCTAAATTACACAGCTAACAGGTAACCTAATCTCCTCCAGGTCAAACAAGCTACACTGCGTCTACATCTTCTGAAACAGTGGCATGAACTATTggacacaattttaaaaatattttgtactaaataaatattcataaaaaccCCATTATTCAATTTTGGCTCCACCCCACTAGCTACAGTCAGCCACAACAGACTGACTGATGCACACCAAACATGCTACTGTGACTGATTAGCTACAATCAGCCACCACAGGCTGAATAATGCTCACCAAGCACACACTACTATGACCAGTTTGTTACAAACAGTTATAACAACTtgtaatgaaggctgaaggcagccaccctacctaGGGCTCgaacccaggtctgacaggaggtgAACATGAACTCTGACCACCAGAAGAGCAGctctggcatagcagccagaagACCCATTCTCCATCAcatcattcccccccccccccggagagTGATGGTCCCCGTCACACAGCCCTATTAACACAGCCCAAATGCAGCTACTGTGACAGACAaacaacacaaagagagagacggCTTGCTTTTAATGTGAGGGCTAGGTCCCTTATGATGACTGCTACACGGAGAGCAGCTACATGTGCTATATATGCTATTTTTCAGTTATTGTCAGGTTCTGGTTAATTATGTAGCAAAATGTTTTCCCAgatttgaggtgtgtgtgtgtgtgtgtgtgtgtgtgtgtgtgtgtgtgtgtgtgtgtgtgtgtgtgtgtgtgagagagaatagcTCTCCAAACGCAGGTGTCATGCCTGCCATGCTCTGGTTACACCCTGCTTCTTCTCTCCTGTGGTGATACCAGGGCTTCAATTAGGGCCCTGTTGCTAGAGTTAGGAATAATGTTAGGTAGTTTATAGGAATTTTGTAGTAGTTTTAAGAGGTAGCTGGGTAGTGTTCAGGTTTGGCAGTTAAAGTTTTAGATTTGGTAGCTGCATAGAGTTTATGCTGGGTAAGAATGATAGTGTTAGGATTAGTATTCAGGTTAGGTTTAGTGTTCATGTTAGGCTTCTAAGGGTTATTGTTCATGTTGGGCAGTTTAACACTAGTGTTAGGTAGCTGGATAAGAAGGAGAGAAGGTCAGGCAGAATAGTGCAGAAATCCTTCTCAGAGactaaaggggggggggggggtgtaaaaaTCGTTAGGCAACTAAGACAGTCAACCTTCCCATTGTGCCTGTGAGACTGTGGTTGTACACCGTCCCAGAAGGCTTCACAGAGGAGTTCATACATGACACTGTTTTGAGTGGGTTACCGATTCTTTAATCCAAATCACTGCCAGCCACGCTTAGTGCATATTTTACCTGCTCATGTTTCTTTGAAATTATAAGATGGGGAATtccagagtggaaggaattgtgacctccatgtttttatgtttgattCTTAATACTTGCTTCTATGCAATGGACCTTGGAATCTGGTTAATTTGTAGAACCAGATTGGTTCAACCTCAGAGGAGggaacaacaaaacaagaacaacaacaagaaaacagGCTTATCTCTTAAACTCACTTTGGCCCTTTTCAGACTGCACTGGGGGCCCTACACAGCCCTGTAGCACAGTGTATGCACATCACCTGTCTGCTGGTTGATTTTAGTTTGTGAGTTAATGTTAGAGCAGAAAGAGGAGGACAGTTATCATTTTGTGGTTAATCGTTGGTTTCATTGCTGTAGGGTATTTGAGTGAATGTGTGGTCATGTAAAAAATGAGGTGGGTGTGTAATAAGCTATGCTGTCTGTGTAGGCTCCTCTGTGGGCATACCTGCTTTGTGCCGTGGGGCTGTTTGTTTATCAGTCTCTGGATGCTATCGATGGGAAGCAGGCCAGGCGCACTAACAGCAGCTCACCACTGGGGGAGCTCTTCGACCACGGCTGCGACTCACTGTCCACAGGTGATAACCAAAGCTCTTCTCCAGAATGCACACTTCCTTTCAGAGGAAAATTCTTGATATGTTGGTGTGTTTAGAAGAactgtgttgtttttcctttttcttgttCACAttgttctgctctctctctctctctctctctcgctctctctctctctctctctctctctctctaatcctCTTTGTCCTCACATTCCCCATCTGTCTCTTACCACCCCCTTCACTCTCCATGTCTCTTTGGGCAGTATTTGTGGTCCTTGGCACCAGTATTGCAGTGCAGTTGGGAACAAACCCAGACTGgatgttcttctgctgttttgcGGGCATGTTTATGTTCTACTGTGCCCACTGGCAGACCTATGTCTCCGGCACCCTGCGTTTTGGCATGTGAGTTCTACCGCAGGCATCCTGTCCACTCACCCAGGAACTGCAGCCAAACACAAGCGACTCGGCTGGCTGATGAATAATTTCAGAATTCAAAACTTCAAATTACTTTTCCAGTCAGTACAAAAATAGAGGTTCACGAGCATTATTTGGTTTAGTAGCCATGCTGTAGTCCATTATTAATAAACTGTCAAATTGCATTAATTTCAGATATAGGTTTTAAATTATACTTCAATATTGTTAGTACcaatgttatttttgtattttattatggCTAATTAAGAATGAAGGCTAATTGCCTGAAGGCTATGAAAGCTATAGcttgatattatttaaatatgttaattggtattttttctttgagttaGAGAAAGTCTTTAGCTAGTTTTTAGACTGAATGCACTATGCGGATTTATTCTCTCAGTGGTGCCATGAGCTTGTATacaaggtctttttttttttttttggttctttttttaagttatcTAATTTGAGTTGATGATAATAAACAAGACGGTTAAAGACGTATTTTCTGGAATGTAAAGATGTGTAAAATGTTAACagcactttgttttttgtgattATTTATGGTGTCATCACCAGGACAGAAATTGTGATTGGGTCCACCATACCATGGTGAATTATAGCATAGATCAGCCAGTCATTACTGCATGCAGTCTCTCACAGGGTAAGATACCCTGTGAATACACAATGCAGCTAGCTGTTAGCCAGTGACCTATCGGTGCTGTCCTCCAATTCTGTTAGAAATGTTGTGTGATGTTGCATTGGTGGCAGCCTGGAAAAATGCAGTGACACAGGACATGGGTTGGCCCTCCTTCCCTCAGACTGGTAGTTAAATCATGGAAATCAAGATAGTGGATGGGACTCAGCATCAACTAAAATTCAGGGAAAGttggatttaaaaaatgaagaaaaggcTCTTAAAAGATCTTTGCATATGCAATCTGACACAGCAGGTGTGCAGTCAGGTAGGTTCTCATATGCACAGTTACATTCTTTGGGTCATGTATCAGGCGTGGTCGCCGGCATGGTGACCGTGTCTCTATCTGCTGCACAGAGTTGACATCAGAGGTGCAGCTGTGTCTGGCCCTGCTCCTGACTGTCACCGCTGCAGTCGGGCCCAGGTTCTGGAGCCTAACGGTAAAATCCAGCACCATGCAGCCAGTTGTTGTGGTTATGGTGCTctaaccacaacaacaacagtggGCTCCCTGCTTTCCCTGCACATCCTGAACAGCTGATCCATCCTTAGTAAACAATCCACTGCCCAAACACATCCAGTTAATTCACATTAGCTGCCAACTATGATTACTGTTGTGATTACTAACCTGCTGTCCTCCTTCtgtccatccctccatccttccaCCTCTCTACCCCATCTgactctctcaccatctctcctcCTACTGCTGCCCCCTGCTCAGCATTGATGTGACTGAGGTGCagatcttcatcatcatcatgtatTTGCTGGCTGCCATGGGAGGATCCACTTTCTGGCAGGCTCTGGTAATAATCCACCAATTATCAAACTTGTACTGCAGTAGAAAGTATAGTAACTACTGGAGATGACTAGAGATGGCAGTAACTGATGAGGATAACTGACTAAACACCACAATTAttgatttcaaataaaattttataactttagttttgtgattttgtggCCAATGTAAATTCTTTTGTACCtcaattgttttttatttgtatgttaatATTCTTTCTCATGGTTTTTCTGAAAATTTGATTTCTTTTAACTCTTTCCTTTGGCAGATCCCAGtattaaacattcaaatgaaaatagTTCCAGCGATCTGCACATTTGTAGGGGCTGTACTGTCCTGCACAAATTATTTCAGAGTCATATTTACAGGAGGAGTGGGCAAAAATGGATCCACCATAGCAGTGAGTTCCTTGGTTGTAGTCGTATTCGTTTAAATaagtatttctttaaaatgtgttttataagTGGCCATCAGTCCCAGTTGCTGcagatgttttgtgttgttaatATTCTAAATTACCTGAGCTCATCCTTTAGTGATCAAGTCCTCTGTGCATCTCATGTATTTGAGTGGGATAAGCACTCAACTCTACATGCCTAGGATTACAAACCTCTGCATTCAGTGGTCAAACAAGATAGCTGTCGCTCACTATAAGGTTGTTGATTAAGAATGTGACTTTACAGTCTCCAGTCAGTTAttccatggcaacagacatggtgtgtgttcttcttttcCAGTGTCATAGTGTGCTAAAGCTTAATGGTTTGATTGATGAACCTAGTTGCCTTCATCACACTTTGGGTATTTTTTGAAATTGTGTTATGTACATTAAAGTGAAACATAACAGCTGAGTGCAAACCATGGCTGAATGGcacctgtgtgagtgttttgttttttgtcttccaGGGAACGAGTGTGCTGTCCCCAGTTCTTCACATAGGCTCCGTTATAGTACTTGCTATGATGATCTATAAGAAATCAGCTATCCAGCTATTTGAAAACCATCCCTGTCTTTATATTCTGGCTTTTGGTTTCGTTTCTGCTAAAATCACCAACAAATTGGTGGTGAGTAGAGCTGGTATCTTCACTTCCAAATCAGGAGCACAGCAGAGTAATTTCTGCTCAAACACACGTTCCACTGGTCAGATATTTAGCTTTCCCTGCATGAGACAGATGTAGGTAAAACACTTTGGTGACCTGGACATTAAGTGAACCTCGCTGTAAAGCCTCTATAGTCACAAGAGATTCTATGACATTCCCTTCCTTTGTCCCTCACTCAAATACACACTATATTTTACtctgtaatatttttgttttgttatattatgCAAATCATACATATGTAATCATTTCCTCCAACAGGTTGCACATATGACAAAAAGTGAAATGCATCTCCATGACATAGCCTTTCTTGGCCCTGGTCTTTTGTTTCTTGATCAGTATTTCAACAGTTTTATTGATGAGTACCTGGTTCTGTGGATCGCACTGGTAAGATTAATATTAATCACAATATCTAAAGTTCTACACCTTGACTACAGTTCATCTTCATATgaattttgaaataataaaaaatctttaAGTAATTTTCTCAGTTTCATCTTTGACATGAGCATAGCTTAAGAATGCTAAAATGACGCAAGTAATCGTGTGTTTGGCAGGTCCTGTCCTTGTTTGATTTGGTGCGCTACTGCGTCAGTGTGTGTAACCAGATCGCCTCACATCTTCACATCTTCGTCTTTAAAATCAAGCCTCTGAGCACCGTAGCAGCTCAATAACACCCACAAACTATTGACTCCAGTGACTCTGCTATATGTGTGCGAGTCTCTATATGCGCGTATGCGTATGTCTGCTTGCCTGCCTGTGTCCGTCTTGCACACAGCACCCTTGGAGGATTTCCTATTATGGTTAAAACCATTCATGTGTCCAAGGATGAATCAGATCAAATGAATAGTGATTTATAAAAGAAATGATTATAAGTTTGTATGTTTATCACAATCTATGGGCACGTTCATCCTTACTGTTCCTTTACTGAGAGCAAATGAAAGTGAGTggctgatttatttatattactctGTACTTTGCTATTGCAGTCTCTTATTACTTTTATGAAAGAGGTGGATGAATGGAAACCACTTGGTGTAATAACAGGTGCTAAAACACTCCTACTCACCGTGTTTCTGTGAGAAGACTTTAGGTACTCcctttttaaataataagaATGCTTAGAACAATGGGAATATGTTTCAGTTCTCAAATTACTCTGCAATATATTTGTGTTCCCTGATACATTTGCTTTCACAGGCATTCATTTGGGTTTGTCAGTATTGCATGCGTTTTTTATTAGATCCTGTGTATCACAAGGATATACAAAGtttcttatttaatttaaaaaagagaataagTCCAAAATAATGACTTTGGTATTGTCATAGTTCACTGCTGTTACTGACATATTCACAATTGTTTGTAAATCcataattaaatacatgaagACTGTATTCCTTTGCTCTGTAGTAACTAGCAtctctttttttgtattcaGGAGCAGTATGGTAATGCTAACACTGTCTATAGAACAATTTTCAATAGAGTACATTGAAGGAAACATTTCaggtttcatttgaaatgagTTTTTACTGTTATACCTGGTTAAGCATGTTTTATCAGTTCAACTTTATCAGAAGCTGTTccctgtttaattttttttttgattgagGCGTGCACTTGCATTCTGACATTTAAATTAGTGAAAATGACATCCACATCATTGATGTCCACGTTTTGCAGttcccaccaccaccccagCACATGCCACATTTTATAGCCTTGTGCTCATTGTCCTGCCATTACCTTACTGTACACAGGTGTATGCAAAAATTGTTTTCTCCAGTATAGGTGTGTAACTGCTTATGCATTAACTACCATTGTTATTATAACACATTCTATACTGTACAAAgctgtttatttaataatgtttctCTGTTGCTTTGCTTTCTGTGCTAAACCACTGTGTTACATTCTACCTAAACTGCTGAATGGACAttaagcaaaaaaataataattaaaatgtcatgtaTGGACTCGTACTATAAGCATAAGCTGGTTTTACTCTTTTAGTAAAGATGTGTTTTGCCTGCTTTAATTTAGTTCTAACCTTGGAGTAAAAGAGTAAATGCTTCAGCACATCTAAATGCAACACCACTATTTGACCCAGCATGTGTTGAAGTAAAGATATGTCACAGATATGCTGCTCATTCCGGAAATAATATACATGGCAAATTGCCCAGATTAAACAGCACATTTCTACATGATAAGCAGTGAATGAAAATTATGTAACAATATACaaagaatttatttttgtgatatatttcaaatgtttatttggggAAAAATGTCCCTTAATTTTAAGTCACTCaattaggaaaataaaacattcattttttaaattcattttaagaaCGGTGGCAGTATGTAAGTGTGTACCTGTTCTCTCagcttttcttttgaaaaagtTTTTACAAGACTTCAATTGC
The Electrophorus electricus isolate fEleEle1 chromosome 20, fEleEle1.pri, whole genome shotgun sequence genome window above contains:
- the cept1b gene encoding choline/ethanolaminephosphotransferase 1b, whose amino-acid sequence is MSGQAGPRGRRGLRAEREQGVDTACWLSPAVLRRLVELPAPVLSRHQLKRLEEHRYSSAGRSLLEPIMQRYWEWLVCRMPAWIAPNLITIVGLVTNIFTTLVLVYYCPTATEQAPLWAYLLCAVGLFVYQSLDAIDGKQARRTNSSSPLGELFDHGCDSLSTVFVVLGTSIAVQLGTNPDWMFFCCFAGMFMFYCAHWQTYVSGTLRFGIIDVTEVQIFIIIMYLLAAMGGSTFWQALIPVLNIQMKIVPAICTFVGAVLSCTNYFRVIFTGGVGKNGSTIAGTSVLSPVLHIGSVIVLAMMIYKKSAIQLFENHPCLYILAFGFVSAKITNKLVVAHMTKSEMHLHDIAFLGPGLLFLDQYFNSFIDEYLVLWIALVLSLFDLVRYCVSVCNQIASHLHIFVFKIKPLSTVAAQ